The following nucleotide sequence is from Campylobacter coli 76339.
TGATAAAGAAAAAATTAAACAAATCGAACCTAAAGTAGCCCTTGGAGAAAATGGAAGAGATGATAGACCTGAAAATATCTGTGCTATGGGGGTTGAAGCTGGAGAAGTTTTCACTACTGTAGATTTTGGAAAAATGAGTGCAAGCTTGATTGAGCAAGGACAAAAACAAGGTAAAAATACCTTTGTAGCTTTTAATCAAGAAATCGTTCATATAGAAAAAAAAGATGATATTTTTATCTTAAAAACAGATACCTATCAAGAATACCATTCTAAAGCTGTAGTTGTAAATGCAGGTGCACATTCTTTGTATTTAGCTCATAAAATGAATTTGGGCATGGATAAATCTTGTTGGCCTGTAGCAGGAAGTTTTTATTTGACCAAGCAAAAACTACTCAACGGTAAGGTATATATGGTGCAAAATCCAAAACTGCCTTTTGCAGCCCTTCACGGAGATCCTGATTTGCTTGCAGATATGAATACTCGTTTTGGTCCTACTGCACTAGTTATTCCAAAACTTGAACGCTATCATGGTTTAAAATCCGTTCCTGAATTTTTTGAAGCTTTAAAACTAGATAAAACCGTTTTAAAAGTTACATTGAATATGTTTAAAGATTCGACGATTAGAAATTATATATTCTATAACTATCTTTTTGAATTACCTTTTATCGATAAAAATTTATTTGTAAAAGATGCCAAGAAAATAGTCCCTAGCTTAAAAACAAGTGATATTTATTACGCAAAAGGTTTTGGAGGAGTGCGTCCTCAAGTAATTGATAAAACCAAAGGAGAATTGATGCTAGGCGAAGCAAGTATCACTGAAATTCCTGGAATTATCTTCAATATGACTCCAAGCCCTGGTGCAACAAGCTGTTTAGGCAATGCTGAAAGAGATGCTAAGCTTATGTGCGAGTATTTAGGAGCTAGATTTGATGAGGATAAATTTGCTTCAGAATTATTGTAGTCTTTTTGTTTCCAAAGTTTGATTATAATTTAAAGAAAAAAAGGAGAACAGCGTGCTAAAAAAAACTAAAATTGTAGCTACAGTTGGGCCAGCAAGCGAAAAAGAAGATGTTTTACGCCAAATGATAATCAATGGCGTAAATGTTTTCCGTTTAAACTTCTCCCATGGAACACACGAATACCATAAAAATAATCTAGAAACTATACGCAAAGTTGCAAAAGAACTCAATACTCGCGTAGGAATTTTACAAGATATAAGCGGGCCAAAAATTCGCACAGGAGAATTAAAGGCTCCTTTTGAGCTTAAAAAAGGCGATAGGCTTGATTTTTATTATGAAAAAATCGTAGGCGAGCAAATTGCACCGAGTCATTATAAACTTAGCATAAATCAAAGTGAAATTTTAAATATGCTAAAACTGGATGAATACATCTATCTATACGATGGCTCCATCAAAGCAAAAGTCACTGCTAAGGACAATGAAAAAATTGAAACCCTTATAGAAAATGATGGGTTTTTAAATTCAAACAAAGGTATTAATTTTCCAAATACTAAAATCAATATCGATGTTATCACGCAAAAAGATAAAAAAGATTTGCTTTGGGGTATAGAAAATGAAGTTGATTTTCTAGCTATTTCTTTTGTTCAAAATGCTCATGATATTGATGAAGTTCGTGAAATTTTAGCTCAAAACAATGCTAAAATCTCTATATTTGCAAAAATAGAAAAATTTGATGCGGTAGAAAACATAGATGAAATTATAGCATCTAGCGATGGTATAATGGTCGCGCGTGGAGATCTTGGTATAGAAGTTCCTTATTATAAAGTACCTAATATACAAAAAGCAATCATCCACAAAGCCAACAATGCTTCAAAACCTGTTATAACAGCTACACAAATGCTCTTTTCTCTTGCAAAAAGCAAAACCGCTACAAGAGCTGAAATTTCAGATGTTGCCAATGCTGTTTTAGATGGGACGGATGCTGTAATGCTTAGTGAAGAAAGTGCAGTAGGTATAGATCCAGCAAATGCAGTTGATATCATGTGTCAAACCATCATTGAAACCGAAAAACGCTATCCTTATAATAAATTTAACGAATTTGAAAATCTTGATAATACAGATAAGATCATGCGTTCTTCAGCGCATCTTGCAACAGATCTTGATGCTGATGCTATTTTTTCTTTAACCAGTAGTGGAAAATCTGCTATTAAAATTTCAAGATACCGTCCAAATATGGAAATCATAGCAGTAGCTCACTCCGAAAAAACATTAAATTCTTTAAGTATAGTTTGGGGTGTTAATCCTGCTATTTTAGTTAATAAAAGTGAGGATTTAACAGATTTACTTAGAGATTCTGTAAAATCTAGCGTTGAAAAAGGTTTTATGGATGAGAATAAATGCTATCTACTCACTGCAGGTTTCCCAACAGGAGTAGAAGGCACAAGCAATCTTATACGCATACTTGCAAAAGAACAAATTAACTACTACCTTAAATAGACTTTACTTTAAGTCTATTTAAGCCCAACTAAAATTTAGCTCACAATAGTCGATATAGAATTAGCCTCATTATAAAAAGGAGCAGAAATGCAAATAAATACTTTTTCCAATGTCGCTAGTATGGCACAAGCTCAGGTTAGCAATAAGAAGGCAGATACTAACACTAAAGAGAACACAAAAGACACAAATGTTCAAAGTGCTAATTCAAATCAAGATATCCTAGACAAGCTCAACGCACTTGGCGGCAAGGGTATTAGTCAAATTTATCTTGTGCAATTTCAGCAACAAACCATGAGTACTGTTTTAAACACAAGCAATGCTCAAGCTGGAATTAACGATCTTTTAGGAGGCAAAGATTTAAATTCTATAAAATCTATGCTTTCAGATATTGACTTTACGTCTTTAGGTTATAATGGCAAAAATCCACTCGAAATGAATACCGATGAACTCAATCAACTCATCAGCGAAGAAGGGTTTTTTGGTATTGACAATACAGCAAATCGTATTGCTGATTTTGTCATAAAAGGTGCTGGAAACGATGTTGAAAAGCTTAAAAAGGGGCTAGAAGGTATAAAACAAGGATTTGAGCAAGCAGAAAAAATTTGGGGCGGAGAGCTTCCTCAAATCAGCCAAGACACAATCGAAGCTACGATAAAAAAAGTTAGCGATCGTATTGATGAACTTGGTGGAAAAACTTTAGACCTTAAAGCATAAAAAGGTGTTTGGATTACCAAACGCCTTTATTAGTTTCTTATATCAAAAGTGAAAAATTCACTCTTAAAATCATTAGGCAAGGTTCTATACTGCGTCATTGCCGCTTCATAATTACCCACTTCTTGATAAAGCAAACCTAAAGCCACTTTACTTTCTTTACTATTTTTATCTGTGAGTTTTGAAAGTTGCAAAAGAGCAATGGCTGAGTTTGGATTATTTGCACCTATGGCAGCTACGGCAGCTAAAAATAAAGTCTTAGAATCTTTGGCGCCGTATTCATCGATTAAGATATTATACAAAGCGTAAGATTCCTCATACTGTTGTGCAAAAATATCCAGATAAGCTAAAGTCTGTATCATACCCTCATCTTTAATCTTAGAAGTATTGATCAATGTTTTGAATTTCTGTCTTTCTAAATTTAAAAGCCCTGCAATATGCATTAAATTAACATACAATTCTCTAGCAATATTTGATCCCCCAAAGACACTTCGGTAATCCACTTGTAAATTCTTAAAATGAATTTGAGCATTTTGGGCATATTCTTTAATATTTAAATTCGAATTTAAAGAATTAAAATACAAAATATTTGCCACAATATCCTGTGGGAGCTCTGATTTTAATTTGGCGATTTTTACATCTACTTGATTATTAAGATTGTTATTTTTTGCAACAATAGCTTCAAAAATAAGACTTAAAGGCGTCTTTTGTTCATTCTCATCCAAATAAGGCAACATAGAAACATAATCACCATTAGCTAAAAATAGCATATTTTTTTGCATATTGGCTTTAAAATTTGGATCTGCTGTAATATTATCAAGAATTTCGTGATAAAGTTTAGTGGTATCATTATCACTCAATTTCCCGCAAAACATTGCAAAGGCACCCGCTAAATAATTCTTAGGATTTAGATGATAAGAACTAGAAAAATGCTTATAAGCAAGTTCATAATTTTGCATCTGTGCATAGGTTAAAGCAAGATTGTATTGCAAAATACTGTGCTCAGGATAATCTTTTAACAAAGCTTGAAATTCTTGATTTGCAAGTCTTAATTTTTGATTTAGCGCGTTATTGATAATATTAGCAATTTTAACATTAGTTGAAGATAGAGCTTTGCTGGTAGCCAAATACTTTTGACCGTCTGAACTATCGTCTATAAAGTCTGCAATATTAGCTTTTTTTATATAAAGTGATGCTTGTTTTGAATCAAAAACCTGATATGGAGCAAAGTAAAAAAGTAAATCAAACTGATCTTTTTGTTTTTTTAAGATATCATTGGAAAAATTTCTCTGTGCTATAGCTATATTAAAAAGCTCTTTATTTAAACGCACCTTGATCTTATATCTATCTAAAATTTTATACTTATCTTCATCGTTTCTATAGGCCTCTTGAAGACGCATTAACATATCTTGAAAATTTCCTGTTTTGATATCAAGCAAAGTTAAAGCTGAAAGACTTTGATTAAAATCTCTTTCAATTTTCATTGCTGTATTTAGAGCAGCTTTAGCTTTGTCGTATTCCCCCATTCTTGCATATAAAAGCCCTAAAGAAAGACTAGGTTCAAAACTTCCTTGGGTGTTTAATTGCTGAACAGACTTTGCATCAAAATCCATTTTTGCATAAATTTTAGCAGATAAATATTTAGATACATCCGTATAAGGCTCCAAATTTACGCGTTGTAGCATTTGCAAAGCTTCAGGATAATAACCTTTGTAATAATTAATCAAGGCCAAATAATAATCATATAATTTAGATTTTCCTTCTTTGGGAAGATAAACTTGTGCTAAATCTATATAATATTTAAATTTTTCTTTATCATTAAGCTTTAAAGCACAAACAGCAGCATTAATAGCCGCTACACTTTGATTTTCTCCATTAGCGATTGCCTTTTTAAAACTATCAAAAGCTTTGTCAAATTTGCCCTCATTCATTTGGGAAACCCCTAGGTTATAATTAGACAAAGATTCATTATAAACGGCAATTTGCTCATAAACCTTCAAAGCTTGTTCTACTTCACCCTTTAAATAAAGCGCATTTGCCTTTTGTATCATCCCATCAACTTTTGTCATATCATTATAATTATAGGATTCATCAGGCATAACCACAGGCTGTTCAATAGGCTTTGATGCGATGATATCAGGTTTGATCTTTCCCTCATTAAAGGTTAAATAAAATAAAGTAAATACCAAAATACAAATAATTCCTAAAGATAAACCCACAAGGGACATAAATTTACGATCTTTATACCATGGAGTAGGCTCATCTTCTTTCACCTCTTCAAAAGTCGATGATTCCTCCGGTGCGCTTTCTCTTGTAAATTTAAAACCGCCATCGCTATCTTCTTTAGGCAATTCCTCCGGCAAAGATGCAAATTCTTCATCCTCAGGAGCCTGACCCTCTTGTCCCTTGAAATCCCCTAGACTTTCATCAAGTCTTGGCTCATTTAAAGCATCTTCGGGTTTTTCAAGAACTATATCTTCTTTATCTGCCATTTATACTCTTTAAAAATATTTTTTCAATACATCAGGAATTTGAATTTTACCCTCTTTATCTTGATAATTTTCCATAATAGCAACCAAAGTTCTACCTACCGCTAAAGAAGAGCCATTTAAAGTATGAACTAATTCATTTTTCCCTTTTTCATTTTTATAGCGAATTTTTGCACGCCTTGCTTGAAAATCACGACAATTAGAAACAGAACTGATTTCGCGATATTTATTTTGCGATGGTATCCATACCTCAAGATCTATAGTCTTTGCTGCGCTAAAACCTAGATCTCCGGTACAAAGCATCAAATGTCTATGAGCTAAACCTAAAGAGCTGAGTAAATCACTTGCGCATTCTACCATTTCATTAAAAACACTGTCGCTTTGTTCAGGTTTGGTAATACTCACAAGCTCTACTTTTTCAAATTGATGCTGACGGATAATGCCTCTTGTGTCACGCCCTGCACTTCCTGCTTCTTTTCTAAAACAAGCACTATAGCAAGTCATTTTAATAGGCAAACTTTCACTCGTTAAGATTTCTCCACTATAAAGATTTGTCACAGGAATTTCAGAAGTTGAGATTAAATACAAATCCTCATCCTCTATCTTATACATATCATCTTTAAATTTAGGAAGCTGTCCTGTGCCAAACATCGTAGGACTATTTACCAAAAAAGGCACATTTACAAATTCAAACCCACGACTTCGGTTAAAATCTATCATATAATTTACCAAAGCACGGCTTAGCAAAGCTCCTTCATTTTTAAGCACGCAGAAACGACTTTGTGAAATTTTTACCCCTCGCACAAAATCAAGCCAGTTTAAACTCTCTCCTAAATCATGGTGTTCTTTTGGAGTAAAATCAAATTGAGGGGGTGTTAAAACTTTTTTTATTTCAACATTTTCTTCCTCATCTTCACCCACAGGAACGCATTCATCAGGGATATTTGGAATAGCATGAGCAATGGTTTCTAACTCATTTTCCAAAGCATTTACTTTTGTATTTTGCTCATTGATTTTAATTTTATTTTCACTGAGTTTTGCTTTCAAGCTTTCTTTGTCTTCTGCGGTGGCTAGTTCTTTGCTGAATTTATTTTGAAAAGCTTGAAATTCTTCCAAGCTCGCTTTTTCTTTTTTCAAATTCGCAAAAAGCTCGGCAAGATTTTTCAATATATTTTCGTCTACTTTTTTATTTTGTAGCTTTTTAGCCACCTCATCGAAATTATTTTGTAAATTTTTTAAATCAAGCATTTTTACTCCTTAAAGTCCTATTTTTTCATAAATTTTTTGCATTTTTTCTTGAGCGATTTTTCTAGCTTTGCTTGCACCTAATTCTAAAATTTCTTTTAAGTGCGAAGGTTTTTCTAATAACTCATCATATTTCATTCTTGCTTCTTTAAAGTATTCATTTACAAGATCATTTAAGTACATTTTAAAATGCCCATAACCCTCGCCACCTTTTTCATAGCGAACTTGTAATTCTTTTTGCTCTGCTTCATTTAAAAATAATTTTGCAATCTTAAAAACATTACAGTTTTGATAATCCTTAGGATCTTCCAAAGCTGTACTGTCTGTAACTATGGAAGAAATTTGCTTTTTTAAAGCCTTTTGGCTAGCAAATATATCTATAGTATTTTGATAAGACTTGCTCATTTTAGCTCCATCAGTTCCTACAACTACAGCCACCTCTTCATTTATCTTAGCTTCAGGCAAAGTAAAAATTTCACCCCATTCGTTATTTACTTTTAAGGCAATATCACGAGCTATTTCAACATGCTGAATTTGATCCTTGCCTACTGGCACAAGTTGAGTATCAAAAAGCAAAATATCTGCTGCCATTAAAACAGGATAAGAAAAAAGTCCATGCGACGCACTTAAGCCTTTAGCTACCTTATCTTTATAACTGTGAGCACGCTCTAATAAACCCATAGGAGTAAATTGAGATAAAATCCAATAAAGCTCCATTACTTCTTTTACATCACTTTGCAACCAAAAAACACTTTTTTGCGGATCTATACCAAGACTTAAAAAAGCCGCAGCGGCCTTAAGTGAGTTTTGCTCTAACTTCTTTCCATCTTGACTTGAAGTCATAGCATGATAATTTGCTATAAACATAAACATTTCACTTTTTTCTTGAGCTTCCACCATTTGCTTTATGGCACCAAAATAATTACCTATATGCAAATCACCACTGGGTTGAAGTCCTGTTAATACTCTCATTTTATCACCTTTTTTATTTCTATCACAAGCTCATCAATGCTTTTGTTTTCAACATCTAAAATCAAATTCGCTTTTTGCTCGTATTTATTTAGACGCTCATTATATAATCTTTTTGCTTGAACTTCATCATAAAACAAAGGTCTTTTAGCAATTTCACTCTCGCTTAAACGCTTCTTTAAATATTCAAAACTTGCTTTTAAGTAAACACAAAAACCTATTTTATCAAAATCCAAAACATGTATAAAACCTCCGCCGCTAGCTATAGAAGCTCCGTTACAAGAGCAAAGAAAATTTGCTACTTTTTGCTCTTCTTGCCTAAAAAAATTCTCACCCTTTTCTTTAAAAATTTCACTGACTTTTTGATCAAATTTCGCCTCAATCAAACTATCGCTATCTAAAAAAACAAGATCTAATTCCTTAGCCAAAGCTCTAGCTATGGTACTTTTTCCACTACCCATAAAACCGATAAAAATAATATTTTTAACTTTCATCATTTTCCTTGCTTCCTTTTTTGCGTGAAGCAATAACCAAAGGAACGCCTTCGAAGTTAAATTCTTTTCTGATTTGATTTTGTAAATAACGCTTATAGCTAAAATGCAAAGCCTTAGGTCTATTCATAATAAGTGCGATTTTAGGAGGTGCTAAATCATATTGCACTGCATAATAAATCTTTACCAATTTTCCATAATCATGTGGCAAAGGATGGGCTTTGGTCGCACTTGCGATTAAATCATTGAGTTTTGAGGTTGGAATTTTTTGCGTAAAATTAGCAAAAACTTCTAAAATTTTTTCCAATAAAACATGCACTCTTTTTCCACTTAAAGCAGAAACACTGACAATGGGCGCATAAGCTAAAAATTTAAAACGATCAAGTTTTAATTCTTTTACCACTTTATCAAATTCAAATTCGGTTTTATCCCATTTATTTAATACAATAATCACACCCAAATAATGCTTTGCCGCAAGTCCAGCTATCCTTTCATCAAGCTCATTAAAACCCTCATTAGCATCTAAAACCAAAAGTGCAATTTGAGAATTAGATAAAATCTTTTCTGTACGATTTAGCGCAAAACGCTCAAGTCCTTGAATTTTACCTCGCTTTCTAATACCTGCGGTATCAACAAATTCTATCACTTTATCTTTATAAACTATACTTTCATTAACAGGATCAATTGTCGTTCCCGCAATAGAACTCACCACACTGCGCTCCTGTTTTACCAAGGCATTTAAAAGGCTTGATTTTCCAACATTAACACGCCCTACTATACCGACTCTGATATGATTTTGATCTACTTCTTTAAACTGAAATTCTTTTCCCTCTTCATAATGTTCTAAAAAATCTTCTAAATTTTCTTCCTCATCAGGGACTAAAAATTCTTCATCCAAAAAGTTTTCAAGCCAATTATAAAGCTCATCTAGCCCTATATTATGAGTAACAGAAAGATTAAAAACCTCTTTTACGCCAAAATTAGCAAATTCCCATGATCTTTCTTCATCTTTTTTATTATCCACTTTGTTGATCACTAGAGCAATAGGCTTTCCTAGTTTTTTCAAAGAATGAAAAAACTGCCTGTCTTCATCATCAGGAATAAGTTTTCCATCAACTAAATAAAGGATAATATCACTTTCTTTTGCAATTTTTAGGGTATTTTTTTTAACTATTTTTAAAAAGCTCATTGCTTTCATCAAGACCACCACTATCAATCAATAAAGCTTTTTTAGAATTTATAAAAACTTCTGTTTTATTGGTATCTCTTGTGGTACCTGAAATTTCACTTGTAATAGCTATTCTTTGCCTTGCCATTCTGTTAAATAAACTTGATTTTCCAACATTTGGCTTACCTATAAGTATGATGCTTTGCATTTGTCTACCTAATAATAATTTTTAATCTATATTTTTTAAAAAAATTATATAAAATTTGCCTTAATATTAAGCAAAAAAAGACTAGAATTAACCATAATTTAATCAAGGAAAAAAGATGCTAAAAGTCATCAAACATAATTTAGGAATTTATTTTATGATTTTAGCGTGCTTGGATTTTGCGCTCATGGGAGCTTGTGCAAAAATTCTTAGCAAGGAAATGAGTTCGATTGAAATTATGTTTTTTAGAAATATCATCGGTGTATTTTTTATAGTTTATCTACTCAAGCGTTCAAAAGTTCACAAAGAAGGGGGGCATTTTTGGCTTTTAGTCTTTCGCGGGGTAACAGGAACACTTTCACTTTATATGTTTTTTTACAATGTTTCAAACATTACCCTAGGGGGTGCTTTTGCCTTTCAAAAAACCGCTCCAATCTTCATTACTTTAATAGCTTTTATTATTTTCAAAGAAAATATTGGAGCTAAGGGATGGCTGGGAATTTTAATCGCATTTAGTGGAGTGCTTTTAATCGCACAACCTTGGGCAGATGGTTCAACTCATTCGGGTTTTGATTTGAAAAATTCCATCATAGGTGTTATGAGTGGATTTTTAGCAGCCTTAGCCCTTACAAGTGTAAGAGAGCTTAGAAAATTTTATACTACGGAACAAATTGCATTTTCTTTTATTCTCTTGGGAACCTTAATGCCTTTAATCTCTATGATAAGTGCTGAATTTTTTGAACCAAAACATCTTGATTCTTTGCATTTGGATTTTATTTTAGCACCTTTTGTAATGCCTAGTCTTACAGCTTGGCTCATTATTGCCATTATGGGAATTTTAGGTACTATATATCAAATTCATGTAACCAAAGCTTACGGTATAGCCAAGCAAGCAGGGGTTGTAGCGGGCATAAGCTATCTTGATGTAGTTTTTAGCATGATAGTGGGTATAATTTTGGGTGATGATTTACCAAGCGCTATGGTTTTTTTAGGTATAATAGGCATTATTTTTGGTGGAATAATTTTGGTTAAAAATAAAGGAAAAAAATGAAAAAAATGATACTCATTGCCGGTCCTTGTGTCATTGAAAACAAGGATTTGGTTTTTAAAGTAGCACAAAATTTACAAGAATTTAATGAAAATGAAAATATAGAATTTTATTTTAAGTCAAGCTTTGACAAAGCAAATCGCACAAGCATTAATTCTTTTAGAGGCCCTGGTCTTGAAGAAGGATTAAAAATCTTACAAAGTGTAAAAAATGAATTTGGTATGAAAATCTTAACCGACATACATGAAAGCACGCAAGCAGCACCTGTAAGTGAGGTGGCTGATGTTTTACAAATTCCTGCTTTTTTATGCAGACAAACTGATTTACTAGTCGCAGCAGCTAAAACAAAGTCAAAAGTTAATATCAAAAAAGGACAATTTCTCAATCCAAGCGATATTAAATACAGTGTCAAAAAAGTACTTCAAACACGAGGTATAGAAGAAGAAGGCTATGAAATAGCTGATAAAAATGGTATTTTTGTAGCCGAAAGAGGGGCTAGCTTTGGCTATGGAAATTTAGTCGTAGATATGAGATCTTTGGTTATCATGCGCGAATTTGCTCCTGTTATATTTGACGCTACTCATAGCGTGCAAATGCCAGGGGCTGCAGGAGGAAGTAGCGGAGGAAAAAGCGAATTTGTAGAACCTTTAGCAAGAGCAGCAGCAGCTGTAGGAGTAGATGGCTTTTTCTTTGAAACACATACTAATCCTTGCGAAGCTTTATGCGATGGGCCTAATATGCTTGATCTTAACCGTCTTAAAGCTTGCGTGAAAACGCTTTTAGAAATTCAAAATATTATCGAAGGAAAATAATATGACTATCATTGAAGGAAAATTAAATTTAGATTCAAATACAAAAATTGCTATCATCAATGCAAGATTTAATCACATCATCACTGATCGTCTTGTAGAAGGTGCAAGAGATGCTTTTTTAAGACATGGTGGCAAAGAAGAAAATCTTAGCCTTATACTTGTTCCAGGTGCTTTTGAACTTCCTTTTGCTTTAAAAAAAGCTATAGAGAGTAAAAAATTTGATGCAATTTGTTGTGTGGGTGCAGTTATCCGTGGCTCAACTCCACATTTTGATTATGTTTCAGCAGAAACTACTAAGGGGATTGCCAATGTAAGCTTAAACCATAACATTCCTGTAAGTTTTGGAGTTTTAACAACCGATACTATAGAACAAGCCATAGAAAGAGCGGGAAGTAAAGCAGGAAATAAAGGCTTTGAAGCAATGACAACTGTTATTGAAATGCTAAATTTAAGTAAGGAACTTTAATGGCAACGCGTCACCAAGTAAGACAAAGTGTAATCTCTTTGCTTTATGCTCTAGAAATGAATGAAAAGAATGAAAATTTCATTGATGAATTTCTAAATGAAAAAAAAATCCGCAATGAGCAAAAAAATTTTACACTGAGTTTATACGAAGGAATTATAAAAAATCTTGATGATATAGATAAGAATTTAAATCCTTATCTTAATGAAAATGAAATTGAAAAGTTAGGACATATCGAAAGAGCGATATTACGACTTGGTGCTTATGAAATACTTTTTACAGATACACCTAATGCTATAGTAATCAATGAAGCCATAGAGCTTGCTAAAGAACTTGCTAATGATAATTCTCCAAAATTTATCAACGGGGTTTTAGATGCTCTTGTTAAGGCAAAGCAATGAAACTCTGTGTAGCCCTTGATCTTGCCACTAAAGAAGAGTGTTTAAAACTTGCTAAAGAATTAAAAGGATTAGATCTTTGGTTAAAAGTGGGCTTAAGAGCTTATTTAAGAGATGGATTTAAATTTATAGAAGAGCTTAAAAAAATCGATGGATTTAAAATTTTTCTCGATCTTAAAATTCACGATATTCCCAACACCATGGCAGATGCTTGTGAGGAAATTTCAAAACTCGGTGTTGATATGATCAATATCCACGCAAGTGCTGGAAAAGTCGCCATGCAAGAAGTAATGTCTAGACTCAATCGCTTAAATAAAAGACCTTTGGTTTTAGCAGTTTCAGCACTTACTAGCTTTGATGAAGAAAATTTTTATAGTATTTATAAACAAAATATCGATGAAGCAGTGATTAATTTTTCAAAAATGTCTTATCAAAATGGACTTGATGGTATGGTATGTTCGGTTTTTGAAAGCAAAAAAATTAAAGAGCATACAAGTTCAAATTTCTTAACCCTTACTCCTGGAATTCGTCCTTTTGGAGAAACAAGCGATGATCAAAAACGCGTTGCCAATCTTACAATGGCTAGAGAAAATCTGAGTGATTATATCGTTGTGGGAAGACCTATATATAAAAATGAAGATCCTAGGGCTGTGTGTGAAAAAATTTTAGATAAAATACACAGAAAAAATGTAAGCGAAAACGATATAGAGCAAAATTACGAAGCAATTCAGCAAAAAGAATGGGATATGTGCAATCATTTTGAAGAATGGATCAAAACCCAACCTGATAAGGAGCAAGCTTTGAAAGAATTTTATGCTAAGTGTGGGATAAAATATTGAATTATCAACAATTAGAATGCGATTATTTCAATCTTTACAATCAATTTGTTAGTGTAGATTTTCAAATTTCGTTATTTGAAAAAAATCACAGAAGCTTAATCAAAGATTTTGTATTTTTTTATCATCAAATTTTAAAACAAAAAGACTTAAACTACTTGCTTGGAGTAAGAAACAAAATCGCCCTTAAAGTTCATAATTATATGCAAGAATACTCCGCTTCTCCAAAAGATT
It contains:
- a CDS encoding Malate:quinone oxidoreductase; translation: MTQQEFDVVIIGAGISGAALFYELARYTDIKNIALIEKYHAPATLNSKGTSNSQTIHCGDIETNYTLEKAKKVKRTADMIVKYGLLQNAQNQFMFSHQKMALAVGDIECEYMKKRHEEFSELYPYMKFFDKEKIKQIEPKVALGENGRDDRPENICAMGVEAGEVFTTVDFGKMSASLIEQGQKQGKNTFVAFNQEIVHIEKKDDIFILKTDTYQEYHSKAVVVNAGAHSLYLAHKMNLGMDKSCWPVAGSFYLTKQKLLNGKVYMVQNPKLPFAALHGDPDLLADMNTRFGPTALVIPKLERYHGLKSVPEFFEALKLDKTVLKVTLNMFKDSTIRNYIFYNYLFELPFIDKNLFVKDAKKIVPSLKTSDIYYAKGFGGVRPQVIDKTKGELMLGEASITEIPGIIFNMTPSPGATSCLGNAERDAKLMCEYLGARFDEDKFASELL
- a CDS encoding Pyruvate kinase, yielding MLKKTKIVATVGPASEKEDVLRQMIINGVNVFRLNFSHGTHEYHKNNLETIRKVAKELNTRVGILQDISGPKIRTGELKAPFELKKGDRLDFYYEKIVGEQIAPSHYKLSINQSEILNMLKLDEYIYLYDGSIKAKVTAKDNEKIETLIENDGFLNSNKGINFPNTKINIDVITQKDKKDLLWGIENEVDFLAISFVQNAHDIDEVREILAQNNAKISIFAKIEKFDAVENIDEIIASSDGIMVARGDLGIEVPYYKVPNIQKAIIHKANNASKPVITATQMLFSLAKSKTATRAEISDVANAVLDGTDAVMLSEESAVGIDPANAVDIMCQTIIETEKRYPYNKFNEFENLDNTDKIMRSSAHLATDLDADAIFSLTSSGKSAIKISRYRPNMEIIAVAHSEKTLNSLSIVWGVNPAILVNKSEDLTDLLRDSVKSSVEKGFMDENKCYLLTAGFPTGVEGTSNLIRILAKEQINYYLK
- a CDS encoding membrane protein yields the protein MADKEDIVLEKPEDALNEPRLDESLGDFKGQEGQAPEDEEFASLPEELPKEDSDGGFKFTRESAPEESSTFEEVKEDEPTPWYKDRKFMSLVGLSLGIICILVFTLFYLTFNEGKIKPDIIASKPIEQPVVMPDESYNYNDMTKVDGMIQKANALYLKGEVEQALKVYEQIAVYNESLSNYNLGVSQMNEGKFDKAFDSFKKAIANGENQSVAAINAAVCALKLNDKEKFKYYIDLAQVYLPKEGKSKLYDYYLALINYYKGYYPEALQMLQRVNLEPYTDVSKYLSAKIYAKMDFDAKSVQQLNTQGSFEPSLSLGLLYARMGEYDKAKAALNTAMKIERDFNQSLSALTLLDIKTGNFQDMLMRLQEAYRNDEDKYKILDRYKIKVRLNKELFNIAIAQRNFSNDILKKQKDQFDLLFYFAPYQVFDSKQASLYIKKANIADFIDDSSDGQKYLATSKALSSTNVKIANIINNALNQKLRLANQEFQALLKDYPEHSILQYNLALTYAQMQNYELAYKHFSSSYHLNPKNYLAGAFAMFCGKLSDNDTTKLYHEILDNITADPNFKANMQKNMLFLANGDYVSMLPYLDENEQKTPLSLIFEAIVAKNNNLNNQVDVKIAKLKSELPQDIVANILYFNSLNSNLNIKEYAQNAQIHFKNLQVDYRSVFGGSNIARELYVNLMHIAGLLNLERQKFKTLINTSKIKDEGMIQTLAYLDIFAQQYEESYALYNILIDEYGAKDSKTLFLAAVAAIGANNPNSAIALLQLSKLTDKNSKESKVALGLLYQEVGNYEAAMTQYRTLPNDFKSEFFTFDIRN
- a CDS encoding Seryl-tRNA synthetase; translated protein: MLDLKNLQNNFDEVAKKLQNKKVDENILKNLAELFANLKKEKASLEEFQAFQNKFSKELATAEDKESLKAKLSENKIKINEQNTKVNALENELETIAHAIPNIPDECVPVGEDEEENVEIKKVLTPPQFDFTPKEHHDLGESLNWLDFVRGVKISQSRFCVLKNEGALLSRALVNYMIDFNRSRGFEFVNVPFLVNSPTMFGTGQLPKFKDDMYKIEDEDLYLISTSEIPVTNLYSGEILTSESLPIKMTCYSACFRKEAGSAGRDTRGIIRQHQFEKVELVSITKPEQSDSVFNEMVECASDLLSSLGLAHRHLMLCTGDLGFSAAKTIDLEVWIPSQNKYREISSVSNCRDFQARRAKIRYKNEKGKNELVHTLNGSSLAVGRTLVAIMENYQDKEGKIQIPDVLKKYF